Within the Achromobacter spanius genome, the region AGGCCGCACGGCGCGGCCTTCGGCGCGTTCAGGATCAATCCATCGACATGGTGGCGATATCGATGAACCAGCTCTTGGGCTGCACCACGCCCTTGACCTTCGGCGAAATCGCGCGCGGGCCGACGTCATGCGCAATCCAGACAAACGGCGCCTCTTCCACCACGCGCGCATGCAGCTTGGCAAGGGCGGCGTCGCGTTCGGCGGGGGTAAAGGTGGTGCGCGCATCCTTGATCAAGCCGTCGATTTCGGCGTTGCCGAAATAGCCCCAGTTGTTGGAGGCCGGCGGAAAGGTCTTGGTGCTGGCAAAGCGCACGATGGCGAAGAACGGGTCCATGGCCGCGAAGCTGACGTTGATGGCGTCGCTGCCGTTGGCCGACGGGTCCTTGGCGCCCTTGCGCCAGTTGGTGAACAGCGTGTTCCACTCCACCACGTCAAAGCTCACGTCGAAGTAGCAGTCCTTCAGGTTCTGCTGCACGAACTCGTTCATGGGCAGGGGTTGCATCTGGCCGGAGCCCGATGCCGAGGTCTGTACCTTCACCTTGATCGGCTTGGCCTGGGAATAACCCGCTTCGGTCATCAGCTTGCGCGCGGCGTCCGGGTCGTACTTGATGTCGAACTTGGGGTTGCCCCACCACGGATGGCCCGGGGGCACCGTGCCCTTGGGTTCGCCCATCATGCCGCCCAGCAACTGCTTGAGCTCGCCCCGGTTCACGCACAGGTTGGCGGCCTTGCGTACGCGCACATCCAGCCACGGCGAGCCTTCCTTGAACGACAACTGCCACGGCCACACGTGCGGCTGTTCATTGGAGTAGATGATGAAGCCACGGCTCTTGATGGCGTCAAAGGCATCCGGCGCCGGCGCTTCAATCCAGTCCACCTGGCCGGACATCAACGCGGCCGTGCGCGAGTTGGCTTCGGGCAGCGGCAGCATCACCACGCGGTCGATCTTCGGGCGACGCTTTTCGTCCCAGTACTGGTCGTACTTCACCACTTCGAGCCGTTCACGCGGCACGAACTTGTCCATCTTGAAGGGGCCGGTGCCCGAGGCATCGGCGGCAAAGGCGGCCCAGGCCTTTTGCGAACGCTCGGCCGGATCCGTGACGGACGCCGGCACCTCGGCCAGCTTCTTCTTCCACTGCGCGGGCGACGCCATGTACAGATTGGTCAGGTTGATCGGCAGGAAGGAATCCGGCTCGGACGTCGTCAGTTCCACCGTCAGGTCATCGATCTTTTTCGCGGACCTAAGAGTCGGCATGCGCGAGGCAGTCACGCCAACCTGGCTGGCGTCGAACTGCGGCGCGCTCTTGTCCAAGACCTTGCCCACGTTCCACACCACGGCGTCGGCGTTGAAGTCGGACCCGTCATGGAACTTCACGCCGGGGCGCAGCTTGAACACCCACTTGGTCTTGTCCGCCGCGTCCACGTCCCACGACACGGCAAGGTCGGGAATCAACACGCTGGGGCCGTCCTTCTTGGACAGGTCCCATTGCGTCAGGCCGTCGTACATCGGAATGCCGGTGAAGCGGTTTCCCTCAAAGCCTTGGTCGGGCTGGCCCAGCGTGCGGGGGATGTCGCCGGCGGTCATGCCGATGCGCAACACCTTTTCGGCATGGGCCGCGCCAGGGGCGATCACTGCAACGCCAGCCGCCGTCAGCGCAAGCGCGGCGGCATAGGACTTGAGGCGGAAACTCCGTGTCTGCATGTGGTTCTCCAATGTCTTGCAAAATGCCTTCCCCGCGAGGGTGCGGCGCGCGTGAACAGGGTTAGTACACAGATTTTGTATAAGCAATATCCGTGCCATTTTTTGAACCGGGAAGCAGAGTCAGGGATAGTCCCAGGCCGGGTTGGGAACCGCCGGGCGCGGTGCCGGGCGGGTCCGGCGCGCGAACGTGTCCGAGCGCGCGCGAAGGATCAATGCAGAGGGATTACCAGCGGATGCGGCAAGAGGCGTTAAGTAGAAGGCAGACCGGTGGCAAGCACCAAGCCGGCGCGAAGTGCGCCTCCTTTGCGCCGCCTTTGCGCCGCCTTGGTGCAGCATGCACATGTCCGCGCATCAACGCGTCAGTGCTTCAGTGCTTCAACCGGCAACGCCCGCTTGCGCCAGCATGGCGCGCAGCAGGACGTTGCATCCAGCCTCTAGATGATCGGGGCGCGCGTCTTCGATTTCGTTGTGGCTGATGCCGTCCTTGCACGGCACGAAGATCATGGCCGCGGGCGCGACGCGGGCGACGTAGACGGCGTCGTGACCCGCCCCGCTGACCACGTTCATCGCCGACAAGGACAGGTCGCGCGCGCCTTCGCGCACCGACTGCACCAAGGCGGGCTCGAACGGTTGCGGCGCAAAGTACACCACCTGCTCGATCTGCGCCGTGACACCTCGGCTATCGGCAGCCGCGTCCACCGCCGCGCGCAAGGCCGCGTCCATGGCCGAGAGCGTGGCGTCGTCGGCCGCGCGCAGGTCCACGGTCAGGCGCACGCGGCCGGGAATCACATTGCGCGAATTGGGGAACACATCCATCCAGCCCACCGTGGCACGCGCATCGGGCGCATGCGCCAGGGCAATCTGGTTCACCGCCAACACCAGCTCGGACGCCGCCAGCAAGGCATCGCGGCGCAGCGGCATCGGCGTGGGGCCGGCATGCGCCTCGACGCCCGTCAGCACCACGTCGTACCAGCGTTGGCCCAAGGCGGCAGTCACCACACCAATCACCGTGTCGGCGGCTTCCAGCACGGGGCCTTGCTCGATGTGCGCCTCGAAGTAGGCGCCTACGTCATAGGCAGTGGCGCCGTCCTGCCGCGTTGGCGGCACGGCAACCTGGCCCGCATAGCCAATGGCCTCCAGGGCCTGGCTGACGCTGACGCCCTCGCGGTCCTGCTGCGCCAGCGCATGCTGCAAGGTGAAGGCCCCGGCATACACGCCCGAGCCCATCATCACCGGCACAAAGCGCGAGCCCTCTTCGTTGGTCCACACGGCCAGTTCCAGCGGCGCCTCGGTCTGCACGCCATGGTCATTCAGCGTGCGCAACACCTCCAGCCCGGCCAGCACGCCGTAGTTGCCATCGAACTTGCCGCCCGTGGGCTGGGTGTCGATGTGGCTGCCGGTCATGACGGCGGGCAAGTCGTTGTTGCGGCCCGGGCGGCGGGCGAAGATATTGCCGATGGCGTCCACGCGGACATCACAGCCGGCTTCTTGTACCCAGCGCACGAACAGGTCGCGCCCCTGGCGATCCAGATCGGTCAAGGCCAGGCGGCACACGCCGCCTTTTTCCGTACCGCCAATCTGTGCCAGATCCATCAATGACTGCCATAGGCGCGCGCCATCCACGCGCAGGTCGGCCAGCGTTTCGGTAGCGGGGGCAAGGCTCATAGGGACTCCTGTTGACATGGGGCCGCGCACGCTCGCGGCTCGGGTTCTGGTTCGGACTCGCCCGATTCTGCTCTGTGTACCAGCGCCCTGCCAAGACCCATTTACAAGACGTTGCCCTGGCCGTGTTCGCGCGTGAGGCTCTGACGGTAGCTGGCGCAGCCCGCCGCCAGCAGCAGCACGCACAGCGCGGTCGCCCCCGCAATCAGCAGCGACAGCGACTGCCCCACCGCGCCGGGGGTGCCGAACAGCCGGTCGGTCAGCAAGGCCACTGCCGTCGTGCCCACACCCAGGCCGATCAAATTGGAGATCAACAGGAACAGCGCCGAGACCTGCGCACGAATCTGGTTGGGCGGCAGGATCTGCATCGCGGCGGTGGACGTCGGCATCGGAAACGAAGCGAAGAACATGGCGGGCAGCAGCAGCCCGACCGACAGCCACACGCTGTCCACCTGCGTGAACGCCACCGCCGGCAGCGCCATGCCCACCGCGCCGATCACGCCCGCGCGCAACGGCGCATCGCGATAGCCCCGCTTGGCCAGTCCGTCCATCAACCAGCCGCCGCAGAAGACGCCGGCCGTGTTGGCCACCAGCACCACCACGCCCAGCATGTAGCCGGTATCCACGGGCGACATGCCGAACCGGCGCATGTAGAACGCGGGCGTCCAGCTCAGCAGCGCGAACAGCACCATGGCGTAGAAAGAAAAGCCCAGGTAGTGGCAGAAGAACGTGCGGCGGTGCCGGCCCAGAAACTGGAACGTGTCGCGGATGCTGGGCTTGTGCGCCTGGCCGTCGGCGGCGCGGCGCAAGCCCAGCCGCTGCGGGTCGCGCACGGTCAGCAAAATCAGCAGCGCCACCAGCAAGCCGGGTAGCCCCACGATAAAAAACGTGACCTGCCAGGGCCGCATCGCGCCCACCCAGGGCACCACCACGCTGTCCACGCTTTTCAGCAGGTTGATGACATAGCCGCCGATCAGGAAGGCCATGCCGCCGCCAATGAACGAACCAATCGAATAGACACCGACCGCGCGGCCGAGCTTGTCGCGCGGGAACATGTCGCTAAGCATGGAATAGGTGGCGGGCGACAAGGCGGCCTCGCCCACGCCCACGCCGATGCGCGCCAGGAACATGTGCGCAAAGTTGCGCGACAGGCCGCAGGCAGCCGTCGCCAGGCTCCAGAACGCCACGCCGATCGCGATGATCTTCGGGCGGGAATAGCGGTCGGCCAGCAAGGCGATGGGGATGCCCATGACGGCATAGAACAAGGAAAACGCCAGGCCGTGCAGCAGGCTGAACTGCGTGTCTGACAGTTGCAGATCGTGCTTGATCGGTTCGATCATCAGCGCCAGGATCTGCCGGTCGACGAAGGAAAATATGTACGCTAGCATGCATATCACCACGACGTACCACTCGTAGGCGTAGCGTCTTTTGGCCAGTGGCGGCAGCGTGGCGTCAGTCATGTTTTTTCCCTTGTCTTGTCCTTGTTCTGTCCATCGTTTGTAGGCCTTTGCGCCGCCGGACTCTATACGCCGCGCGCAACGGCTGTTCCCACCGCGCAGGAAAGCATGTTCAACGACACCTATCCGCTGAACCGCCATTGCTTGCTGAACTCGGGCAACGCCGCCGAGGTCAAGGATCAGGTCAGCCAACACTTGTGGTCGCACCGCATGTGCGTCGCCCAGGGAAAACCCTTGCAATCGCGGCTGTACGGCGTGTTCTTTGGCAACGCCGCGCTGTTTGATCTGCACTACGGCGCCGAAGTCGAGATCGACGCGGGCGACATCGCCAGCTACTACCTCATCCGCATCACGTTGCAAGGCTCGGGCCTGGTCACGCTGGGCAAGCGCAGCGCGGCCATGCAGGCGGGCAGCCTGACGATTTCATCGCCATCCGAACCCAGCATCATCAGCATCGGCCGCGACTGCCGCAACCTGATCCTGCGCGTGGAACGGCAGGCGCTTGAACATCAGTTGCAACGCCTGCTGGACCGGCCCATCAAGCACGCGCTGGTCTTCGACCTGGCGGTCGGCCCCGATTCTCCAGGCCTGGCCGCCGTGCGCGAAACGCTGGACTATCTTTGCCGCCTGTACCAGCACCCCGCCATCGACGGCGTCACGCAGACGCTGGCGGCGGGCTTTTCCGACTACCTGCTGGCCTTGCTGCTGACGCAACTGCCGCACAACTATTCCGACGCGCTGCGCGCCGACCATCGCCAGCCCTTGCCGCAGCATGTGCGCCGCGCGCGCGACTACATCGAGTCCCATGTCGATGAAGCGATTTCATTGGCTGATTTGGCGGCGCATTGTGGCGTGTCCGTGCGCACGCTACAAAACGGCTTCACGCAGTTTCTCAAGCAAAGCCCCAGCGACTACGTGCGCAACCAGCGCCTGACGCTGGTGCACGCCGCGCTGGAGCAAGCCCGCGCGGGCGACAGCGTGACCGACATCCTGCTACGCCACGGCGTAACCAGCTTCGGGCATTTCGCCACGCATTACCGCAAGCGCTACGGATGTTTGCCCTCGGACACCCTGCGCCAAAATCGTAGGATGGGTGAAGCGCGAGAAGTTATCCAAAAGAAATGGAATGGAGATCGCGCGTAACCCATCGCGCGAAGGTGGTGTTGTGGCTGCGGGCGTTAAGAACTCCGCCGCTGCTTGATGGGTTGCGCGCGTTGCGCAGCGTTGTTCTTTTTTAGGGAGTCTCGCGCTTCACCCATCCTACTGGGTTGCGCGCGTTGCGCGGCATTCGCGCGTAACTCATCGCTGCCTGCCCACGGACACCTTGCGCCAAAATCGTAGGATGGGTGAAGCGCGAGAAGTTATCCAAAAGAAATGGAATGGAGATCGCGCGTAACCCATCGCGCGAAGGTGGTGTTGTGGCTGCGGGCGTTAAGAACTCCGCCGCTGCTTGATGGGTTGCGCGCGTTGTGCAGCGTTGTTCTTTTTTAGGGATTCTCGCGCTTCACCCATCCTACGGTTGCGCGCGCCGCATTCCCTTGCCGGATCTGAACGACGCTTGCGCGTTTGGCGCAGCCCGCGCCCCGCGCCACCTCTAGGATCAAACCTTCATCGAAGGAGCTTGATCATGCGAATCAGCGTCATAGGCGGCGGACACGGCTGCTACGCGGCAGCAGCCGAACTAGCCGAAAAAGGACACGAGGTGCGCTGGTGGCGCCGCGACAGCGCCGCGTTCCAGGGCTTGCGCGAAGTGGGCGCGCTGACGGTCACCGACTATCGCGGCACGCGCCACGTGCCGCTGGGTTCAGGCCCCGGCCACCTGACGCTGGCCGACGCCTTGCAAGACGCCGTAGCCGACGCGCAAGTGCTGGTCATTCCCCTGCCCTGCACCACCCACGACGCGCTGGCGCCCGCCTTGGCGCCGCTGCTGCAAGACGGCCAGGTGGTGTTCCTGCCGCCCGGCACCTTCGGCAGCTACCTCTTCGCGCGCGCGCAGAAAGACGCTGGCAACCCCGCTCGCGTTGCCTACGCGGAAACCGGCACCCTGCCCTATCTGGCGCGCAAGCACGGCAACACAGTCGTGATCAGCGGCTACGCCACGCGCCTGCCCACCGGCGTGTTCCCCAGCCGCCTGACCGACAACGCGCTGGCGCTGCTGGGCCAGGCCTACCCCAGCATCGAACCCATTGAAGACGGACTGGCCGGCGCGCTGATGAACGCCGGCCCCATCATTCACCCACCGCTCATCCTGATGAATGCAGGCCCCTTGGAGCATTTCGACAAGTGGGACATCCATAACGAAGGCACGCAGCCGTCCATCCGCCGCGTGACCGACACGCTGGACGCCGAACGCGTGGCCATCCGTGTAGCCCTGGGCTACGCCGCGCCGCACTTTCCGCTGGCCGATCACTACGCTAGCGAAGGCGACGAATGGATGTACGGCCGCGGCGCGCACGGCAAGCTGACCGACAGCGGCGACTGGCGCGAAACCATCGACCTGCACACGCACCGCTACATGCAGGAAGACACGCGGCTGGGCCTGTCTTTCCTGGTGTCCGCCGGCCGCTGGGCCGGCGTGCCGACGCCGGTGGCGCAGGGCCTGCTGAATATCGCCAGCGCCATTACCGGCCGCGATCTCTACGCCGAAGGCCGCACGCTGGAACGCCTGGGGCTGGACCGTTTGTCGCGCGCTGGCATGGCGGAATTGCTGGAACAGGGGTGCTGAGCATGGAAGACAGAATCTGCGTGATCGGCGCCGGCCGCATGGGCGAAGGCATCACCCTGTCGTACATTCATGCGGGACGCGACGTGACGCTTATCGACATCAAGCCCAGAACGCCCGCCGAACAAGCCGAGCACCACGCGCGCGTGCGGGCCAACCTGCGCCGCGAACTGGGCACACTAAGCCGCCTGGGTTTACTGGACGCCGCACAGGCCGACACCGCCATGCAGCGCGCGCGTGTGTGCGGGCGCGACGACGCCATTGCGGATCTTCAACGCGCGCGCGTCGTCTTCGAAGCCGTGCCCGAACGCCTGGACGCCAAGCGCGACGCCTTTGCCTGGCTGGGGCAGGTCTGCTCGGCCAACGCCATCATTGCGTCAACCACCTCAACATTTCTGGTGACCGAGCTGGCGGAGCTGGTGCAATACCCGGAACGCTTTCTGAACGCGCACTGGCTCAACCCGGCGTATCTGATTCCGCTGGTTGAGGTCAGCCGGGGGCCGCGTACAAACGATGCCGCCTTGCAAGCCTTGCTGGACGTGCTGCGCCAGGCCGGCAAGGTGCCCGTGCAGTGCGCACCGTCGGCGGGCTACATCGTGCCGCGTATTCAGGCACTGGCGATGAACGAGGCCGCCCGCATGGTCGAGGAAGGCGTGGCCAGCGCTGAAGACATCGACACCGCCGTGCGCCTGGGATTCGGATTGCGCTTTTCGGTGCTGGGCTTGCTGGAATTCATTGACTGGGGCGGCGGCGACATCCTGTACTACGCGTCGCGCTACCTTGAAGGCGAGATCGGCCCGCGCTTCGCATCGCCGGACGTCATCGCCCGCAACATGGAGCAAGGCCGCAACGGGCTACGCGATGGCAAAGGCTTCTACGACTACACCGGCGTGGACGTGGACGCCTACAAAATGGAGCGCCTGGGGCAGTTGTGCAAGCGGCTGGAAGTGATGGGGCTATTGCCGCGCGCGGGTGGCGCGCGCTAGCCAAACCCTCAGTGCACGCCCGCTTCAACTCAGTGTGCGTCCGCTTCAAGAATGCGATACGCCAGACGCACGCGGGCCTCGTTCGGAATATTCCGATTCGCCAGGATCACCACGCCGACCTTCCTGGCCGGCACGAACGCCACGTAGGCGCCGAAGCCGTTGGTGGAACCGGTCTTGTTGATCCACACATCGGCGCGCGGCGCCTGCGGCGGGGTCAAAGCCTTGGCCGGGTGGCTCTGGCTGTTCAACGTGCCCGCGTTGGCGGCCAACAGCGCGTCCAGCGTGACTGGGTACGCCAGTTGTTCCCACGCCAGGTCCTGCGTCATCGGACCCACGTCGTAGTAGCCCACGTGCGTATCCGCCAGCGCCTTGGCCATCACGGCGTCACCAATGACGCGCTTGGCAATCTTTGCTTCCCGCGCGGCCTTGGCGCTGAATTCGCGCGGGGCAGACGCCACACCCATGTTGGCGTCCACAAAACGGATCAGGTCGCTGGCGCTGGTCTTCACGCCGTAGGCTTCGTCGGCCAACACGCCTGGGTTCACGCGCACCGGCGCGTTCTGCTTGTTGTAGCCCTGCGCGTAGTCACCCATCCTGGCGGCCGGCACGTGGATATACGTGTTGGCCAAGCCCAGCTTGGGCAACAGCGTCTGCTCCATGGCTTGCGCATACGACTCACCCAGGCTCTTGGCCGCCACCACGCCCAGCATGCCGATGCTGGGGTTGGCGTAGGTGCGGTACGTGCCCGGCGTGTAGCGCGGCGTCCACGCGGCCAGGTAGGCCAGGAGCTGGGCGTCGTTCGTCACCGCGTCCGGCACTTGCAAGGGAAAGCCGCCGCCCGTGTGGGTGCCCAGGTGGATCAGGTTCAGTTTGCCGAATACCGTTCCTTGCAAGGCCGGCAAGAAGCGCGCCGGGCTGTCGGAGAGCGACAGCTTGCCCAGCGCCTGGGCATAGGTTGCCAAGGTGGCGGTAAAGGTCTTGCTGATGGAGCCCAGCTCGAACAGCGTGTCGCGGCTGACGGGCGTGTGCGTTTGCAACGACGCCACGCCATAGTTCCGGAATTCATGGTGCCCATCGCGTGTGACGGCAATGGCCAGCCCGGCCACGTCGTACTCCTGCATCAGCGCGTGCACGGCGTCGTCGATATCGGCGCCGGCCGGCACCGGCTCGTCGCGTACGGGCTGGCCCGCGGTGGCGGATTGATCGGGCTGCGCAGGCGACGAACCCGCCTGCACGCCGGACACGGCCACCAACGAGAACATGGCGCCGCCGGCCATGATGGCCAGGGCTTGCAAGACAGCGCGTCGCGCGGCGTGAAACGTCATTTCTATCGTCCTCTTGGTTCCCGCCGGCCGAACAACGTGCGCGGCGAACGCGACATAGTACTAACCCTGAATCAATTACGACAGGAACTTGGCTATTCTCTACCCCGTCGATTCAAGACCGCGTAGAAGAGACTGGCCCTTGCGGCCGGCGCCGACGGAGCAACCGCCCCGGAAACTCTCAGGCAACAGGACTGCGCGCGTATAGACAATCTGGAGAGAGGCGCCGTGCGCGCCCACCGAAGGGGAACCCCGCCGCAACCGTCGGCCGGGTGAAGCTCTCAGGTATCAAAGACAGATGGGGTGCCGCATCCGTATTGGTTGCGGCCACACCGTCTGGAGCCACCATGCCCCGCATCGCCATCATTGGCGCCGGTATCACCGGCGTCACGTCCGCCTATGCCTTGTGCAAACTCGGATACCAGGTCACCGTCTACGACCGCCAGCGCTATCCCGCCATGGAAACGTCCTACGCCAACGGCGGCCAACTGTCCGCCAGCAACGCCGAGGTCTGGAACAGCACCGCCACGATCTTCAAAGGACTGCGCTGGATGTTGCGCAAGAATGCGCCGCTGTTGCTGAACCCCCGGTTCAGTTGGCACAAATATTCGTGGCTGGCGCAGTTCATGGCGCAGATTCCCAACTACCGCGACAACACCATCGCCACCACCCGCCTGGCCATCCAGGCCCGCCAGCACTTGTTCGACATGGCCGAGGCCGAAGGCATCGACTTCGACCTGGAACGCCGGGGCATCCTGCACATCTACCATGACGCCAACAGCTTCAAGGCAGCGCACCGCGCCAACGCGCTCCTGCAAGCTGGCGGCCTGGACCGCTACGCGGTGACCGCCGACGAAGCCCGCGCCATCGAACCCACCCTGCAAACCGGATGCCACGGCGGCTTCTACACGCCATCGGACGCCACCGGCGACATCCACAAGTTCACCCGAGGCCTGGCCCACGCCTGCGAACGCCGTGGCGTGACCTTCGTGCAAGACGCCGACATCGCCACCATCCGCCCGCACAACGGCGCTTACGCGCTGGACGTGCGACACAACGGCGGCACCGAACGCAAACCGCACGAGGCCGACGCCATCGTGGTGTGCGCGGGATCCGCCAGCCGACAATTCGCCAAGCTGCTGGGCGAC harbors:
- a CDS encoding 3-hydroxybutyryl-CoA dehydrogenase codes for the protein MEDRICVIGAGRMGEGITLSYIHAGRDVTLIDIKPRTPAEQAEHHARVRANLRRELGTLSRLGLLDAAQADTAMQRARVCGRDDAIADLQRARVVFEAVPERLDAKRDAFAWLGQVCSANAIIASTTSTFLVTELAELVQYPERFLNAHWLNPAYLIPLVEVSRGPRTNDAALQALLDVLRQAGKVPVQCAPSAGYIVPRIQALAMNEAARMVEEGVASAEDIDTAVRLGFGLRFSVLGLLEFIDWGGGDILYYASRYLEGEIGPRFASPDVIARNMEQGRNGLRDGKGFYDYTGVDVDAYKMERLGQLCKRLEVMGLLPRAGGAR
- a CDS encoding ABC transporter substrate-binding protein translates to MQTRSFRLKSYAAALALTAAGVAVIAPGAAHAEKVLRIGMTAGDIPRTLGQPDQGFEGNRFTGIPMYDGLTQWDLSKKDGPSVLIPDLAVSWDVDAADKTKWVFKLRPGVKFHDGSDFNADAVVWNVGKVLDKSAPQFDASQVGVTASRMPTLRSAKKIDDLTVELTTSEPDSFLPINLTNLYMASPAQWKKKLAEVPASVTDPAERSQKAWAAFAADASGTGPFKMDKFVPRERLEVVKYDQYWDEKRRPKIDRVVMLPLPEANSRTAALMSGQVDWIEAPAPDAFDAIKSRGFIIYSNEQPHVWPWQLSFKEGSPWLDVRVRKAANLCVNRGELKQLLGGMMGEPKGTVPPGHPWWGNPKFDIKYDPDAARKLMTEAGYSQAKPIKVKVQTSASGSGQMQPLPMNEFVQQNLKDCYFDVSFDVVEWNTLFTNWRKGAKDPSANGSDAINVSFAAMDPFFAIVRFASTKTFPPASNNWGYFGNAEIDGLIKDARTTFTPAERDAALAKLHARVVEEAPFVWIAHDVGPRAISPKVKGVVQPKSWFIDIATMSMD
- a CDS encoding D-amino acid dehydrogenase, which encodes MPRIAIIGAGITGVTSAYALCKLGYQVTVYDRQRYPAMETSYANGGQLSASNAEVWNSTATIFKGLRWMLRKNAPLLLNPRFSWHKYSWLAQFMAQIPNYRDNTIATTRLAIQARQHLFDMAEAEGIDFDLERRGILHIYHDANSFKAAHRANALLQAGGLDRYAVTADEARAIEPTLQTGCHGGFYTPSDATGDIHKFTRGLAHACERRGVTFVQDADIATIRPHNGAYALDVRHNGGTERKPHEADAIVVCAGSASRQFAKLLGDRLNIYPVKGYSISVHLDDADSRAAAPHVSLLDEAAKIVTSRLGDRFRVAGTAEFNGFNLDIRAERVQPLIDWTRKHFPNVMTSRVVPWCGLRPMTPNMLPRVGPGKRPGVFYNTGHGHLGWTLSAATAQVLAESVRAALSSSPTAHTG
- a CDS encoding NAD/NADP-dependent octopine/nopaline dehydrogenase family protein, with product MRISVIGGGHGCYAAAAELAEKGHEVRWWRRDSAAFQGLREVGALTVTDYRGTRHVPLGSGPGHLTLADALQDAVADAQVLVIPLPCTTHDALAPALAPLLQDGQVVFLPPGTFGSYLFARAQKDAGNPARVAYAETGTLPYLARKHGNTVVISGYATRLPTGVFPSRLTDNALALLGQAYPSIEPIEDGLAGALMNAGPIIHPPLILMNAGPLEHFDKWDIHNEGTQPSIRRVTDTLDAERVAIRVALGYAAPHFPLADHYASEGDEWMYGRGAHGKLTDSGDWRETIDLHTHRYMQEDTRLGLSFLVSAGRWAGVPTPVAQGLLNIASAITGRDLYAEGRTLERLGLDRLSRAGMAELLEQGC
- a CDS encoding Zn-dependent hydrolase, which codes for MSLAPATETLADLRVDGARLWQSLMDLAQIGGTEKGGVCRLALTDLDRQGRDLFVRWVQEAGCDVRVDAIGNIFARRPGRNNDLPAVMTGSHIDTQPTGGKFDGNYGVLAGLEVLRTLNDHGVQTEAPLELAVWTNEEGSRFVPVMMGSGVYAGAFTLQHALAQQDREGVSVSQALEAIGYAGQVAVPPTRQDGATAYDVGAYFEAHIEQGPVLEAADTVIGVVTAALGQRWYDVVLTGVEAHAGPTPMPLRRDALLAASELVLAVNQIALAHAPDARATVGWMDVFPNSRNVIPGRVRLTVDLRAADDATLSAMDAALRAAVDAAADSRGVTAQIEQVVYFAPQPFEPALVQSVREGARDLSLSAMNVVSGAGHDAVYVARVAPAAMIFVPCKDGISHNEIEDARPDHLEAGCNVLLRAMLAQAGVAG
- a CDS encoding AraC family transcriptional regulator, whose product is MFNDTYPLNRHCLLNSGNAAEVKDQVSQHLWSHRMCVAQGKPLQSRLYGVFFGNAALFDLHYGAEVEIDAGDIASYYLIRITLQGSGLVTLGKRSAAMQAGSLTISSPSEPSIISIGRDCRNLILRVERQALEHQLQRLLDRPIKHALVFDLAVGPDSPGLAAVRETLDYLCRLYQHPAIDGVTQTLAAGFSDYLLALLLTQLPHNYSDALRADHRQPLPQHVRRARDYIESHVDEAISLADLAAHCGVSVRTLQNGFTQFLKQSPSDYVRNQRLTLVHAALEQARAGDSVTDILLRHGVTSFGHFATHYRKRYGCLPSDTLRQNRRMGEAREVIQKKWNGDRA
- a CDS encoding spinster family MFS transporter — encoded protein: MTDATLPPLAKRRYAYEWYVVVICMLAYIFSFVDRQILALMIEPIKHDLQLSDTQFSLLHGLAFSLFYAVMGIPIALLADRYSRPKIIAIGVAFWSLATAACGLSRNFAHMFLARIGVGVGEAALSPATYSMLSDMFPRDKLGRAVGVYSIGSFIGGGMAFLIGGYVINLLKSVDSVVVPWVGAMRPWQVTFFIVGLPGLLVALLILLTVRDPQRLGLRRAADGQAHKPSIRDTFQFLGRHRRTFFCHYLGFSFYAMVLFALLSWTPAFYMRRFGMSPVDTGYMLGVVVLVANTAGVFCGGWLMDGLAKRGYRDAPLRAGVIGAVGMALPAVAFTQVDSVWLSVGLLLPAMFFASFPMPTSTAAMQILPPNQIRAQVSALFLLISNLIGLGVGTTAVALLTDRLFGTPGAVGQSLSLLIAGATALCVLLLAAGCASYRQSLTREHGQGNVL
- the ampC gene encoding class C beta-lactamase, whose protein sequence is MAGGAMFSLVAVSGVQAGSSPAQPDQSATAGQPVRDEPVPAGADIDDAVHALMQEYDVAGLAIAVTRDGHHEFRNYGVASLQTHTPVSRDTLFELGSISKTFTATLATYAQALGKLSLSDSPARFLPALQGTVFGKLNLIHLGTHTGGGFPLQVPDAVTNDAQLLAYLAAWTPRYTPGTYRTYANPSIGMLGVVAAKSLGESYAQAMEQTLLPKLGLANTYIHVPAARMGDYAQGYNKQNAPVRVNPGVLADEAYGVKTSASDLIRFVDANMGVASAPREFSAKAAREAKIAKRVIGDAVMAKALADTHVGYYDVGPMTQDLAWEQLAYPVTLDALLAANAGTLNSQSHPAKALTPPQAPRADVWINKTGSTNGFGAYVAFVPARKVGVVILANRNIPNEARVRLAYRILEADAH